In Gymnogyps californianus isolate 813 chromosome 20, ASM1813914v2, whole genome shotgun sequence, a single window of DNA contains:
- the MIS12 gene encoding protein MIS12 homolog gives MSVNPMAYEAQFFGFTPQTCMLRVYIAFQDYLFEMMLVVESVILKKLDGFPDCKISPFQIRKSTEKFLLFMKEHFDKLFSKMEEVLLQLVLNIPKNVLLPEDKVHEQYPYSKEQFQALQDEIRQLQQQYRAEASAGQALRAELEEQKAVRAELEKILQWFDGLENICREHGTSNFKESFAFLTQNSKKLQDVLKDVEEKSKKIKKHDQLL, from the coding sequence ATGTCGGTCAATCCCATGGCCTACGAAGCGCAGTTCTTTGGCTTCACCCCCCAGACGTGCATGCTGCGCGTCTACATCGCGTTCCAGGACTACCTCTTTGAAATGATGCTGGTGGTTGAGAGCGTAATCCTGAAGAAGCTGGACGGGTTTCCCGACTGTAAAATCAGCCCCTTCCAAATCCGGAAAAGCACGGAgaaatttcttctcttcatgAAGGAGCATTTTGATAAACTCTTCAGTAAAATGGAAGAAGTGCTTCTGCAGCTGGTGTTAAACATCCCTAAGAACGTGCTCCTTCCCGAGGACAAGGTCCACGAGCAGTACCCCTACAGCAAAGAACAGTTCCAGGCGCTTCAGGATGAGATCcgccagctgcagcagcagtacaGGGCTGAGGCGTCTGCTGGGCAGGCACTGCGTGCAGAACTGGAAGAACAGAAGGCTGTTCGGGCTGAGCTTGAGAAGATTTTGCAATGGTTTGATGGGCTTGAGAATATCTGTAGGGAGCATGGGACCAGCAACTTCAAAGAAAGCTTTGCGTTCTTGACACAGAATTCGAAGAAACTGCAAGATGTGCTGAAAGATgttgaagagaaaagcaaaaaaataaagaagcatgATCAGTTATTGTAA
- the LOC127024275 gene encoding ATP-dependent RNA helicase DHX33 isoform X1, producing the protein MAYQTFRQEYLQVPPVTRAYTTACVLTTAAVQLELITPFQLYFNPELIFKHFQVWRLVTNYLFFGPVGFNFLFNMIFLYRYCRMLEEGSFRGRTADFVFMFLFGGLLMTLFGLFVNLVFLGQAFTIMLVYVWSRRNPYVRMNFFGLLIFQAPFLPWVLMGFSLLLGNSIIVDLLGIAVGHIYFFLEDVFPNQPGGGRLLRTPSVLKAIFDTPEDDPNYNPLPEERPGGFAWGEGETGSGKTTQLPQYLYEAGIGRQGIIAVTQPRRVAAITLAARVSDEKKSELGKLVGYTVRFDDLTSAETRIKFLTDGMLLREAIGDPMLRKYSVVILDEAHERTIHTDILFGVVKAAQKKRKELGKLPLKVVIMSATMDVDQFSQYFNGAPVLYLEGRQHPIQIFYTKQPQSDYLQAALVSVFQIHQEAPSSQDILVFLTGQEEIEAMTKTCRDIAKHLPDGCPQMMVMPLYASLPYFQQQRVFQAAPKGCRKVILSTNIAETSLTIAGIKYVVDAGMVKAKKYSPEIGLEVLAVQRVSKAQAWQRTGRAGREDSGICYRLYTEDEFEKFDRMTIPEIQRCNLASVMLQLLALRIPDVLTFDFMSKPSPDAIQAAIEQLDVLGAVERKEDQLVLTPLGRKMAAFPLEPKFSKTILLSRKFHCTEEILTIVSLLSVDSVLYNPPARRDEVQSVRKKFISSEGDHLTLLNVYRAFKNVSGNKEWCKENFVNSRNMMLVSDVRAQLRDICLKLSMPIESSRSDTGNIRRCLAHSLFMNAAELQPDGTYRTVDSHQLVAIHPSSVLFHCKPACVVYNGLLHTNKCYMRDLCVVDADWLYDAAPDYFRRKLRTAKN; encoded by the exons ATGGCGTACCAGACCTTCCGGCAGGAGTACCTGCAGGTGCCGCCCGTTACGCGGGCCTACACCACGGCCTGCGTCCTCACCACCGCCGCCGTG caattAGAACTAATCACACCCTTTCAGCTGTATTTCAACcctgaattaatatttaaacactTTCAA GTATGGAGGTTAGTCACAAACTACTTATTCTTTGGACCAGttggctttaattttttatttaacatgaTCTTTTT ATATCGTTACTGCCGAATGCTCGAAGAAGGCTCTTTTCGAGGTCGGACGGcagattttgtatttatgttCCTTTTTGGAGGACTTTTAATGACT CTTTTTGGCCTCTTTGTGAACTTGGTTTTCTTGGGTCAGGCATTCACAATAATGCTCGTGTATGTATGGAGCCGCAGGAATCCCTATGTCCGTATGAACTTTTTTGGTCTTCTTATCTTTCAAGCCCCATTTCTACCCTGGGTGTTGATGGGCTTTTCACTGCTTTTGGGGAACTCCATCATTGTGGATCTCCTGG GCATTGCTGTTggacatatatattttttcttagagGATGTCTTTCCCAATCAGCCCGGTGGTGGAAGGCTTCTGAGAACACCATCTGTCCT gaaagcaaTATTTGATACACCAGAAGATGATCCTAATTACAATCCCTTGCCAGAAGAACGACCGGGAGGATTTGCATGGGGAGAAG GAGAAACTGGCTCAGGGAAGACCactcagctccctcagtacctcTATGAAGCAGGAATTGGCCGCCAAGGCATCATTGCTGTGACCCAGCCTCGCAGAGTAGCAGCTATAACCTTAGCTGCCAGAGTCTCGGATGAGAAGAAGTCAGAGCTGGGGAAACTG GTTGGCTATACTGTACGCTTCGACGATCTTACATCTGCTGAAACTAGAATCAAGTTTTTAACAGATGGAATGCTGCTTCGCGAAGCTATTGGGGACCCTATGCTGCGGAAGTACAGCGTTGTCATCCTGGATGAAGCCCATGAGAGGACGATCCATACTGATATACTCTTTGGAGTGGTGAAAGCTGCACAAAAGAAACGAAAGGAACTGGGCAAACTGCCACTAAAA GTGGTCATCATGTCAGCTACGATGGATGTTGACCAGTTCTCCCAGTACTTCAATGGAGCTCCTGTTCTCTATTTAGAAGGCAGGCAGCATCCCATTCAGATCTTTTACACCAAACAGCCTCAGAGTGATTACCTCCAAGCAGCACTGGTGTCAGTCTTCCAAATCCACCAG GAAGCACCCTCTTCTCAGGACATCCTGGTGTTTCTGACTGGTCAGGAAGAAATTGAAGCAATGACCAAAACCTGTCGAGACATTGCCAAGCATCTCCCTGATGGCTGCCCACAGATGATGGTGATGCCTCTTTATGCTTCTCTGCCCTACTTTCAACAACAACGCGTCTTTCAGGCTGCCCCCAAG GGCTGTCGCAAAGTGATCCTGTCCACCAACATCGCAGAAACCTCCCTCACCATTGCGGGAATAAAATACGTCGTGGACGCAGGCATGGTCAAAGCAAAGAAGTACAGCCCCG AAATTGGTCTGGAAGTGTTGGCGGTCCAGCGGGTGTCAAAGGCCCAGGCTTGGCAACGCACAGGGAGAGCAGGGCGAGAGGACAGTGGGATCTGTTACCGGCTCTACACAGAGGATGAGTTTGAGAAGTTTGACAGAATGACAATACCTGAGATACAGAG GTGTAACCTGGCCAGCGTGATGCTTCAGCTCCTGGCCCTGAGAATTCCCGATGTGCTCACCTTTGACTTTATGTCCAAACCATCTCCTG ACGCTATTCAAGCAGCGATTGAGCAGCTGGACGTGCTGGGAGCTGTGGAACGAAAGGAAGATCAGCTTGTCCTAACTCCCCTGGGAAGGAAGATGGCAGCGTTTCCACTGGAACCAAAGTTCTCTAAA ACCATCCTCCTGTCCCGCAAGTTCCACTGTACAGAAGAGATCCTGACCATCGTGTCGCTGTTATCAGTGGACAGTGTCCTCTACAATCCTCCTGCCCGGCGGGATGAAGTGCAATCTGTCAGGAAGAAATTCATCTCCAGTGAGGGGGATCATCTTACCCTGCTCAACGTGTACAGGGCCTTCAAAAATGTCAGTGGCAACAAG GAATGGTGCAAAGAGAACTTTGTCAACAGCAGGAACATGATGCTTGTGTCAGACGTCAGAGCTCAGCTCAGGGACATTTGTTTAAAG CTATCGATGCCAATCGAGTCCTCCCGCTCGGATACTGGAAACATCCGCCGCTGCCTGGCTCACAGCCTCTTCATGAACGCCGCGGAGCTGCAGCCGGACGGCACCTACAGGACCGTGGACTCTCACCAGCTGGTGGCCATCCACCCCTCCTCCGTGCTCTTCCACTGCAAGCCAGCCTGCGTGGTTTACAACGGGCTGCTTCACACCAACAAGTGCTACATGCGGGACCTGTGCGTGGTGGATGCGGACTGGCTGTACGATGCAGCGCCTGACTATTTCCGCAGGAAGCTCCGCACGGCCAAGAACTGA
- the LOC127024275 gene encoding derlin-2 isoform X3, whose product MAYQTFRQEYLQVPPVTRAYTTACVLTTAAQLELITPFQLYFNPELIFKHFQVWRLVTNYLFFGPVGFNFLFNMIFLYRYCRMLEEGSFRGRTADFVFMFLFGGLLMTLFGLFVNLVFLGQAFTIMLVYVWSRRNPYVRMNFFGLLIFQAPFLPWVLMGFSLLLGNSIIVDLLGIAVGHIYFFLEDVFPNQPGGGRLLRTPSVLKAIFDTPEDDPNYNPLPEERPGGFAWGEGQRLGG is encoded by the exons ATGGCGTACCAGACCTTCCGGCAGGAGTACCTGCAGGTGCCGCCCGTTACGCGGGCCTACACCACGGCCTGCGTCCTCACCACCGCCGCC caattAGAACTAATCACACCCTTTCAGCTGTATTTCAACcctgaattaatatttaaacactTTCAA GTATGGAGGTTAGTCACAAACTACTTATTCTTTGGACCAGttggctttaattttttatttaacatgaTCTTTTT ATATCGTTACTGCCGAATGCTCGAAGAAGGCTCTTTTCGAGGTCGGACGGcagattttgtatttatgttCCTTTTTGGAGGACTTTTAATGACT CTTTTTGGCCTCTTTGTGAACTTGGTTTTCTTGGGTCAGGCATTCACAATAATGCTCGTGTATGTATGGAGCCGCAGGAATCCCTATGTCCGTATGAACTTTTTTGGTCTTCTTATCTTTCAAGCCCCATTTCTACCCTGGGTGTTGATGGGCTTTTCACTGCTTTTGGGGAACTCCATCATTGTGGATCTCCTGG GCATTGCTGTTggacatatatattttttcttagagGATGTCTTTCCCAATCAGCCCGGTGGTGGAAGGCTTCTGAGAACACCATCTGTCCT gaaagcaaTATTTGATACACCAGAAGATGATCCTAATTACAATCCCTTGCCAGAAGAACGACCGGGAGGATTTGCATGGGGAGAAGGTCAGCGCCTTGGAGGCTAA
- the LOC127024275 gene encoding derlin-2 isoform X4 codes for MAYQTFRQEYLQVPPVTRAYTTACVLTTAAVQLELITPFQLYFNPELIFKHFQALLLDIYIFS; via the exons ATGGCGTACCAGACCTTCCGGCAGGAGTACCTGCAGGTGCCGCCCGTTACGCGGGCCTACACCACGGCCTGCGTCCTCACCACCGCCGCCGTG caattAGAACTAATCACACCCTTTCAGCTGTATTTCAACcctgaattaatatttaaacactTTCAA GCATTGCTGTTggacatatatattttttcttag
- the LOC127024275 gene encoding ATP-dependent RNA helicase DHX33 isoform X2, translating into MLLREAIGDPMLRKYSVVILDEAHERTIHTDILFGVVKAAQKKRKELGKLPLKVVIMSATMDVDQFSQYFNGAPVLYLEGRQHPIQIFYTKQPQSDYLQAALVSVFQIHQEAPSSQDILVFLTGQEEIEAMTKTCRDIAKHLPDGCPQMMVMPLYASLPYFQQQRVFQAAPKGCRKVILSTNIAETSLTIAGIKYVVDAGMVKAKKYSPEIGLEVLAVQRVSKAQAWQRTGRAGREDSGICYRLYTEDEFEKFDRMTIPEIQRCNLASVMLQLLALRIPDVLTFDFMSKPSPDAIQAAIEQLDVLGAVERKEDQLVLTPLGRKMAAFPLEPKFSKTILLSRKFHCTEEILTIVSLLSVDSVLYNPPARRDEVQSVRKKFISSEGDHLTLLNVYRAFKNVSGNKEWCKENFVNSRNMMLVSDVRAQLRDICLKLSMPIESSRSDTGNIRRCLAHSLFMNAAELQPDGTYRTVDSHQLVAIHPSSVLFHCKPACVVYNGLLHTNKCYMRDLCVVDADWLYDAAPDYFRRKLRTAKN; encoded by the exons ATGCTGCTTCGCGAAGCTATTGGGGACCCTATGCTGCGGAAGTACAGCGTTGTCATCCTGGATGAAGCCCATGAGAGGACGATCCATACTGATATACTCTTTGGAGTGGTGAAAGCTGCACAAAAGAAACGAAAGGAACTGGGCAAACTGCCACTAAAA GTGGTCATCATGTCAGCTACGATGGATGTTGACCAGTTCTCCCAGTACTTCAATGGAGCTCCTGTTCTCTATTTAGAAGGCAGGCAGCATCCCATTCAGATCTTTTACACCAAACAGCCTCAGAGTGATTACCTCCAAGCAGCACTGGTGTCAGTCTTCCAAATCCACCAG GAAGCACCCTCTTCTCAGGACATCCTGGTGTTTCTGACTGGTCAGGAAGAAATTGAAGCAATGACCAAAACCTGTCGAGACATTGCCAAGCATCTCCCTGATGGCTGCCCACAGATGATGGTGATGCCTCTTTATGCTTCTCTGCCCTACTTTCAACAACAACGCGTCTTTCAGGCTGCCCCCAAG GGCTGTCGCAAAGTGATCCTGTCCACCAACATCGCAGAAACCTCCCTCACCATTGCGGGAATAAAATACGTCGTGGACGCAGGCATGGTCAAAGCAAAGAAGTACAGCCCCG AAATTGGTCTGGAAGTGTTGGCGGTCCAGCGGGTGTCAAAGGCCCAGGCTTGGCAACGCACAGGGAGAGCAGGGCGAGAGGACAGTGGGATCTGTTACCGGCTCTACACAGAGGATGAGTTTGAGAAGTTTGACAGAATGACAATACCTGAGATACAGAG GTGTAACCTGGCCAGCGTGATGCTTCAGCTCCTGGCCCTGAGAATTCCCGATGTGCTCACCTTTGACTTTATGTCCAAACCATCTCCTG ACGCTATTCAAGCAGCGATTGAGCAGCTGGACGTGCTGGGAGCTGTGGAACGAAAGGAAGATCAGCTTGTCCTAACTCCCCTGGGAAGGAAGATGGCAGCGTTTCCACTGGAACCAAAGTTCTCTAAA ACCATCCTCCTGTCCCGCAAGTTCCACTGTACAGAAGAGATCCTGACCATCGTGTCGCTGTTATCAGTGGACAGTGTCCTCTACAATCCTCCTGCCCGGCGGGATGAAGTGCAATCTGTCAGGAAGAAATTCATCTCCAGTGAGGGGGATCATCTTACCCTGCTCAACGTGTACAGGGCCTTCAAAAATGTCAGTGGCAACAAG GAATGGTGCAAAGAGAACTTTGTCAACAGCAGGAACATGATGCTTGTGTCAGACGTCAGAGCTCAGCTCAGGGACATTTGTTTAAAG CTATCGATGCCAATCGAGTCCTCCCGCTCGGATACTGGAAACATCCGCCGCTGCCTGGCTCACAGCCTCTTCATGAACGCCGCGGAGCTGCAGCCGGACGGCACCTACAGGACCGTGGACTCTCACCAGCTGGTGGCCATCCACCCCTCCTCCGTGCTCTTCCACTGCAAGCCAGCCTGCGTGGTTTACAACGGGCTGCTTCACACCAACAAGTGCTACATGCGGGACCTGTGCGTGGTGGATGCGGACTGGCTGTACGATGCAGCGCCTGACTATTTCCGCAGGAAGCTCCGCACGGCCAAGAACTGA
- the C1QBP gene encoding complement component 1 Q subcomponent-binding protein, mitochondrial, whose protein sequence is MLLARALRAAAAALRPPLHHPPRRLLSSSSSSPRALLLLPPPGAAPPLARSLWQLGGGGWRTALLRPRRGSAGGVSCGCGGLHTEGDKAFAQFLTDEIKEEKKIQKHKSLPKVSGGWELEVHGTEAKLVRKIAGEKITVTFNINNSIPPSVDDDTQEEQKPEEQEPDLTSTPNFVVEVIKDDTKQTLVLDCHFPEDEVGHEGEEESDIFTVREVSFQPTGESDWKDTNYTLNTDSLDWALYDHLMDFLADRGVDNTFADELIELSTALEHQEYIKFLEDLKSFVKCQ, encoded by the exons ATGCTGCTCGCCCGGGCCctgcgcgccgccgccgccgccctgcgCCCGCCGCTGCACCacccgccccgccgcctcctctcctcctcctcctcctctccccgcgccctcctgctgctgccgccgcccggcgccgcgccgcccctGGCGCGCTCCCTCTGGCAGCTGGGCGGCGGCGGGTGGCGGACGGCGCTGCTCCGCCCGCGGCGGGGCTCGGCCGGCGGCGTCTCCTGCGGCTGCGGCGGCCTCCACACCGAGG GTGACAAAGCCTTCGCACAGTTCCTGACGGACGAGAtcaaagaggagaagaagaTCCAGAAACACAAATCTCTGCCCAAGGTCTCCGGGGGGTGGGAGCTGGAAGTGCACGGCACGGAGGCCAAGCTGGTGCGGAAGATAGCCGGTGAGAA gaTAACAGTCACATTCAACATCAATAACAGTATTCCACCCTCAGTTGACGATGACACACAAGAAGAGCAGAAAcctgaggagcaggag CCTGATCTTACATCAACTCCAAACTTCGTTGTGGAAGTAATAAAAGATGATACAAAACAGACCCTTGTTCTTGACTGCCATTTTCCCGAAGACGAG GTTGGACatgagggagaggaagaaagtgatATTTTCACAGTTCGGGAGGTCAGTTTTCAGCCCACTGGAGAATCGGATTGGAAGGACACCAACTACACCCTCAATACGGATTCCCTTGACTGG GCTCTGTACGATCACTTAATGGATTTCCTGGCTGATCGAGGAGTGGACAACACGTTTGCGGATGAGTTAATAGAGCTGAGCACTGCACTGGAGCACCAGGAGTACATTAAATTCCTTGAAGACCTTAAAAGCTTTGTCAAATGTCAGTAG
- the RPAIN gene encoding RPA-interacting protein, producing MEAPVRRHRARYKGPAAPPWKETYRRRCMERLRSSRAKLLDRYRQAGERVCGPATGALLVQEVMEQEWQTLQAVRESLPALRGTEALAQMLEDPDELAVLEEIQQELILQEQLAIEEYERSLQFDEECLNAMLDGLDASDKVICPVCRKNNLTVRNHLVFCQCGLYISTQGMTEEKLRSLLENTVTEHSHRCFHNPEFTVTSGMEEEASLLMSCPVCDSWTILL from the exons ATGGAGGCGCCGGTCCGGCGACACCGCGCTCGCTACAAgggcccggccgcgccgccctgGAAGGAGACCTACCGCCGG CGCTGTATGGAGAGGCTGAGGAGCAGCCGGGCGAAGCTGCTGGACCGGTACCGCCAGGCCGGGGAGAGAGTGTGCGGCCCGGCCACGGGCGCGCTGCTGGTGCAGGAGGTGATGGAGCAGGAGTGGCAGACGCTGCAGGCCGTGCGGGAGAGCCTGCCGGCCCTCAGGGGGACGGAGGCCCTGGCCCAG ATGCTCGAGGACCCCGATGAGCTAGCAGTACTGGAAGAGATCCAACAAGAATTGATCTTGCAAG AACAGTTGGCTATAGAAGAGTACGAGCGAAGTTTGCAGTTTGATGAAGAATGTCTCAATGCGATGCTTGATGGCTTGGATGCCAGCGACAAGGTCATCTGCCCGGTGTGtagaaa GAATAACCTGACTGTGAGGAATCACTTGGTTTTTTGCCAGTGTGGATTATACATCAGCACGCAG GGTATGACTGAAGAGAAGCTTCGGTCACTTCTAGAAAACACTGTAACAGAGCACAGTCACAGGTGCTTTCACAACCCAGAGTTCACAGTTACCAGTGGAATGGAGGAGGAAGCCAGTCTCCTCATGAGCTGTCCG GTCTGTGACTCCTGGACGATTCTCCTGTAA
- the NUP88 gene encoding nuclear pore complex protein Nup88, which yields MAAEWGPAEQWRAALPQHAVLSRLRERAAAPAARPPLIRNLLFGLDGDLFLWDGERSALHTIGLRRLGGPDSAGLSRYQTLMCINPPLFEVYQTLLSPTQHHVALIGTKGLMVLELPKRWGKNSEFEGGKSTVNCSTIPIAERFFTSSTSLTLKHAAWYPCETLEPHIVLLTSDNTIRFYSLKVPQTPIKVIALSDTEEETLTIKKGRAYTASLGETAVAFDFGPLVPVPKNILGQRGNDEVLAYPLYILYENGETFLTYISLLQSTGNLGKLLGPLPMHPAAEDNYGYDACAVLCLPCVPNILVIATESGMLYHCVVLDGEEDDEQSEKSWDPRSDLIPSLYVFECVELELALKLASGDEEEPLESDFSCPIKLHRDPKCPSRYHCTHEAGVHSVGLTWINKLHKFLGSDEEDKDSLQELGAEQKCFVEHILCTKPLPCRQPAPIRGFWIVSDILGPTMICITNTYECITRPLLSTVHPASPPLLCTREDKDVAVSPLRILAESQHSFEKHIRSILQRSSANPFLLKSADKDAAPPPEECLQLLSRATQVFREEYILKQDLAKEEIQQRVKLLWGQKKKQLEDLNYCREERKSLREMAERLADKYEEAKEKQEDIMNRMKKVLRSFHSQLPVLSDSEKDMKKELQTIHDQLQHLSNAIRQVKMKKEYQQKKMEKGTSPRKPSITLSAYQSKCIQTVLKEEGEHIREMVKQINDIRSHVNF from the exons ATGGCGGCCGAGTGGGGCCCGGCGGAGCAGTGGCGCGCGGCCCTTCCGCAGCACGCGGTGCTGAGCCGCCTCCGCGagcgcgccgccgcccccgccgcccggccgccgctCATCCGCAACCTCCTCTTCGGCCTCGACGGCGACCTCTTCCTCTGGGACGGCGAGCGCAGCGCCCTCCACACCATCGGCCTCCGCCGCCTCGGCGGGCCCGACTCCGCGGGGCTCAGCCGCTACCAG accCTTATGTGCATAAACCCACCCCTTTTTGAGGTTTATCAGACGCTGTTAAGCCCCACACAGCATCATGTGGCGCTCATCGGTACGAAGGGGCTCATGGTGCTGGAGCTGCCTAAACGCTGGGGGAAGAACTCGGAGTTTGAAGGTGGGAAATCCACGGTGAACTGTAG CACTATTCCTATTGCAGAAAGGTTCTTCACAAGCTCAACATCTCTGACTTTAAAGCATGCTGCCTGGTACCCCTGTGAGACATTAGAGCCCCATATTGTGCTCTTGACTTCAGATAACACTATAAG GTTTTACAGTCTGAAGGTACCTCAGACACCCATCAAAGTGATTGCTCTTTCAGACACTGAGGAGGAGACTCTTACAATCAAAAAAGG GAGAGCCTATACAGCATCGCTGGGAGAGACCGCGGTGGCGTTTGACTTTGGCCCGCTAGTGCCGGTCCCAAAGAACATACTTGGACAGCGAGGGAATGACGAAGTGTTGGCCTATCCGCTTTACATTTTGTATGAGAATGGAGAGACATTCCTCACATATATCAGCCTGCTACAGAG CACTGGAAATCTTGGCAAGCTGCTTGGCCCTCTGCCCATGCACCCTGCTGCAGAAGATAACTATGGCTACGATGCCTGTGCTGTCCTTTGCTTGCCTTGTGTTCCAAACATCCTGGTGATTGCCACTGAGTCGGGAATGCTTTATCACTGTGTGGTACTGGATGGAGAAGAGGATGATGAGCAG TCAGAAAAGTCATGGGACCCAAGATCTGATCTCATTCCTTCCCTGTATGTGTTCGAATGTGTTGAGCTGGAACTTGCACTGAAACTGGCATCAGGAGATGAAGAAGAGCCTTTGGAGTCTGATTTCTCTTGCCCAATCAAACTGCATCGAG ATCCGAAGTGTCCCTCTAGATACCACTGCACACATGAAGCTGGTGTCCATAGCGTGGGGTTGACATGGATCAATAAACTGCACAAATTCCTTGGTTCAG ATGAagaagacaaagacagtttacaAGAGTTGGGAGCAGAACAGAAGTGCTTTGTTGAACATATTCTTTGTACAAAGCCGTTGCCATGCAG GCAGCCTGCTCCGATTAGAGGATTTTGGATTGTTTCTGACATCCTGGGGCCCACGATGATCTGCATCACAAACACCTATGAGTGTATTACGAGGCCTCTCTT AAGTACAGTCCATCCCGCATCCCCTCCCCTGCTGTGTACCAGAGAAGACAAAGATGTTGCCGTTTCCCCTCTCCGTATCCTGGCTGAGTCACAGCATTCATTTGAGAAGCATATCCGAAGCATCCTGCAGCGCAGCTCTGCCAATCCCTTCCTTCTGAA GTCTGCTGATAAAGATGCTGCTCCTCCCCCTGAAGAATGCCTTCAGCTTCTTAGCAGAGCCACACAAGTGTTCAGAGAGGAATACATACTGAAACAAGATCTGGCAAAGGAGGAAATTCAGCAAAG agtgAAGCTGCTGtggggacagaaaaagaaacaactggaAGACCTTAATTACTGTCGAGAGGAAAG GAAAAGTTTGCGGGAAATGGCTGAGCGCTTGGCTGACAAGTATGAGGAAGCCAAAGAGAAGCAAGAAGATATTATGAACCG GATGAAGAAAGTACTTCGGAGTTTCCACTCTCAGCTTCCTGTTCTATCAGACAGTGAAAAAGATATGAAGAAAGAATTGCAGACAATACATGACCAGCTGCAGCACCTGAGCAACGCTATCAGACAG gtcaaaatgaaaaaggaataccagcagaaaaagatggaaaagggTACCAGCCCCCGAAAACCCAGCATCACCCTCAGTGCCTACCAGAGCAAGTGCATCCAAACTGTCCTGAAAGAAGA